Sequence from the Xenorhabdus nematophila ATCC 19061 genome:
AGAGTGGGATCAAGGTTAAGCTTCTGTGGAACATAGCCAATTCTTAATGCTTGGCTGTGTTCAATAGTCCCTGAAGTGGGCTGAACTAAACCAAGTACAACACGAACCAGCGTTGATTTTCCTGCTCCGTTTGGACCAATGAGTGTCAGGATCTTGCCTTGATTGAGATTGAAAGAAATATTGTTTAATACTTTGCGGTTACCGAATTCAACCGTAATATTTTTTAGGGTAATCATAGTTGACATATTAAAAGTGTCTTGCAGAACCGTTGAAATGTTATAATATAACACAAATCAATATACTGCATGGAATATTCATATTATGTTACACAAACCACAAAAATCCGCGCATAAATTTTTTTCTACAATTGCCTTAGTGACTGCTTTAATGGCCGGAGTTAATAGTTCTGTACAGGCAGATGTTGTTACATCAATTCGTCCTTTGGGCTTCATTGCCGCAGCTATCGCTGATGGTGTAACAGGCACACAGGTGCTTTTGTCTGATGGTGCGTCTCCGCATGATTATGCTTTACGGCCTTTGGATGTAAGAAAAATCAATCAAGCTGACTTAATGGTTTGGATTGGATCAGATATGGAAATATTTTTAGCAAAGCCGATAGCTAAAATTGAAAAAAATAAGCAACTGGCGTTGGCGGAATTATCGACTATTAAGCCATTATTATTGAAGAATAGTGAAGAAGATGATGATTCAGATGAATCGTATCAGCATAAACATGAAACTGATCACGAACATCATCATCACGGTGAATATAATATGCATATCTGGCTTTCTCCTGAGATTGCAGAGAAAGTTGCTCAGGCAATCTATGATCGGCTCATTGAGCAGTACCCGAAGCAGAAACAGCAACTAGAAGTAAACCTACGTAAATTCAATGGACAGCTCACACAAACTGATAAGAATATTGCTAATATTTTAAAGCCTGTACAAAAACAGAAGTATTTTGTTTTTCACGACGCATATGGTTATTTTGAAAAACATTATCAATTAGCGCCTTTGGGGGTTTTTACGGTTAATCCTGAAATACAGCCCGGAGCACAAAAATTACACTATATACGAACACAATTGGTTGAGCAGAAAGTAAAGTGTATTTTTGCTGAACCTCAATTCAGGCCAGCCGTCATCCATGCCGTAGCAAAAGGTACTGATGTGCATATCGGAGTACTTGACCCATTGGGAAGCGGCATTGTATTGAGTAAAGACAGCTATATGAAATTTATAACTCAGTTGTCAGAACAATATGTGAGCTGCTTGAATTAGTACAATAAGGAATTTTATTAGTGCAGCAGATAGCGAAAACTATCGCTTTGGTATACAACAACCTGCCTAAACCACATAAGGTTATGCTCGGATCTTTGACGTTAGTCACTTTAGCTGTCGCCGTGTGGCGGCCGGTTGTTTATCATGAGCAAGAAGAACGGACCACAAGCAGTATTATCCTTAGTACTCCTAACAGTAGTATTTCAGATGCAACGGATGATCTCGCAGGGGATACTAATGAGCAACTTCCCGATGAAGGAATCGGAGATGAAGAAGGCGGTTCTGATGTAACAGCAAGTGTTCCCCATCAATATGTGATCTCTGGTGGAGATACTTTGAGTTCTGTTTTGACTCAGTTCGGGATTGATTCTTCTGATGTTGCTTTGCTGGCAAACCAATATCGGGCGTTGCGTAATTTAGGCATTGGCCAGTCACTGTCATGGTCTGTGGATGAAAACGGAAATTTAAAAACGTTGACATGGAATGTGTCGCGTCGGGAAACACGCACTTATACCCGTGAAGGAGACAGTTTCAACGAAACGAAAGCGTTTCAAAAAGGTGAGTGGAGTAACAGTGTTATCACAGGAACTGTTGATGGTAGTCTTAATGGTAGTGCCCTCACAGCAGGATTAACCAGTAGTGAAGCCAGAGAAGTCACCAAAGCGCTGCAATGGCAGATAGATTTTCGTAAATTACGTAAAGGTGATCGTTTTTCTGTGCTGATGTCCCGTGAAATGTTTGAAGGGAAAAGTGAACAAAGTCAGTTATTAGGGGTTCGCTTACAGAGTGGCGGAAATGATTATTATGCTTTCCGTGCCGATGATGGTCGTTTTTATGATAGCAAGGCTTCCGGTTTAGAACGCGGTTTCTTGCGTTTTCCCACAACTAAACAATTCAGGGTATCATCTAATTTTAACCCGCATCGATTAAACCCGGTAACAGGGCGGATCACAGCACATAAAGGGGTTGATTTTGCGATGCCTGTGGGGACTCCCGTTTTGGCCGTTGGTGATGGGGAAGTGATCGTATCCAAATTTGATGGTGCAGCAGGTAATTTCATCGCTATTCGTCATGGTCGTCAATACACGACGCGATACATGCACTTGAGAAAGCTATTAGTCAAACCCGGTCAGAAAGTGAAGCGGGGTGAACGTATTGCCTTGTCAGGGAATACAGGTCGTTCAACCGGCCCACATTTACACTTTGAATTTTGGGATAACAAACAACCCGTCAATCCGCTCACTGCAAAATTACCGCGTTCTGGTGGATTAAGTGGTAAAGAGCGATCAGAATATGTTGCAATGGTTAAGGAAATGAAACCTCAATTGTTGCTGGATTAAATGTATGCACAATGGATTTTGAGCGGTGGTGCTTATGTTTTGGGAATGAAGGTTCCTGAGCCCTGAGCATGTCATGGGGAAATAAGCATAGCCAAAAAGTCATCACTTGAAAAGCTGATACTAGGTTATTGACAGACATAAAAGCGGATGATTAGTATCATCCGCTTTTATGTCTATTTTTTGTTGGAAATTTTCGACTCGAAAGCAAGAATTGGAATCATCAGGGGTAGCTCATGAATAAAGAGAAAAATACAGACAATAAATTGGGATATATCCCTAGATTTCATCGCTTTTATTTGCATCCTCGCTATTGGGGGCTTTGGGCTGGCGTGGGAATATTGGCGGGGCTAGCTTATATTCCGGTAAAATGGCGAGATCCATTTCTGGCTAAGATGGGTGTTTGGGCAGGCAGAAAAGCAAAAAGTGCCCGTCGCAGAGCAAAAATCAATTTAATCTACTGTTTTCCTGATCTAACGGAACAACAACGTGAAGATTTGATTGACAAAATGTTTGCCAGTGCCCCACAGTCATTTGTGATGCTGGCGGAGCTTTGTTTAAAAGGTGCGGAATCGACGCTGAAGCGTACTCAGTGGCATGGTGAGGAAATTTTCCACACTTTAAAAGCACAGGGAAAAAATGTCATCTTGATGGTTCCTCATGGTTGGGCAATTGATATTCCTGCAATGCTTCTGGCAGCCAGAGGTTACAAAATATCGGGTATGTTTAACCATCAAAGCAACCCTGTTGCTGATTATTTGTGGAATAAAGCACGCCAACACTTTGGGGGGCAACTACATTCCCGTGATGCAGGAATTAAACCTTTTATTGCATCAGTACGTGACGGTTTTTGGGGCTATTACTTGCCCGATCAGGATCATGGTGAAGAATACAGTGAGTTTGTCGATTTTTTTTCCACTTATAAAGCAACACTACCTGCAATCGGGCGTTTAATGAAAGTTTGTCGTGCATCCATAGTGCCATTATTTCCGGTCTATAACTGCGAAACTCACCAACTGGATATTTATATTCGACCACCAATGGATGACATTGCAGGGCAGGACGATGCTTACATTGCCCGTCGTATGAATCAGGAATTAGAAGAATTGGTTACACCTAATCCAGAACAATATACGTGGATATTAAAATTGCTTAAGACACGGAAAGCTGAAGATATTGAGCCGTATAAGAGAGAGGATCTCTAACTTAAGTCTTGTTGAAATAAAGGATGTGTAGAAATTTATTTTTCTCGATTGATTAAATCTTCCCCCTAATTGATAATTATTCTTTTATTAGGGGGAAGATTTATTAAATATTCGCAATAACATTTCTAATAAATATATTAACTTATTGTTTGCTTTATTATTTCCAACAAATTTCCGGTTCCGCAGCATGAATCATTGTAATCTGGGTTATGTTTTCTGTTTATGACTCGATCATGGGGACATCCACCATTGCATATAAAAAACCATTTGCACTGATGCATTTGTATCCATATATAATTTCTCTTTAATGGTTAGTGATTAAGTCATGAAATGACCATCCTTCATGGTTAAGATCCTTTCAGAAAATTTAGCCGCTTCCAAAGAATGAGTGACCATGACAATTGTTGTGCCATTGTTATTTAATTCTTTAAGTGACGATAAAATTCTTTCTCCATTTACACTATCTAAATTACCCGTTGGTTCATCAGCTAATAAAATAGCTGGACTGGATATCATTGCTCTGGCAATAGCAACCCGTTATTGTTGACCTCCAGAGAGGGTTCTGTCGCATTAACGAAGCCAGTTTTAATAAACGTGGATTGCTGATTATTTAGGCGGTTCTGTCGCATTAAGGCGAAGTGAGGTAAAATAGCGACTTTTACTCTGTGGTTTCATCATGTCTTTCATTCGCAACGCCTTCAAGCGTCTCCATTATCCGACTGATATTATGGCTCAGTGTGTTCGTGGGTACTTAGCTTATGCCTTGAGCTTACGTAATCTCGAAGAGATGATGGCTGAACGCGGTATTGAGGTCGATCATTCAACGTGGCACCGTTGGGTAACTCGCTTAGTTCCGTTATTGGATAACGCCTTTCGGCGGCACAAACGTCCCGTGGGTCGTCGATGGCGCATGGATGAAACCTATATCAACATCAAAGGGCAATGGAAATACCTCTATCGTGCCGTTGATACCGGCGGACAAACAATTGATTTCCTACTGACTGGCAATCGCGATGCTGCCGCATCACGGCGCTTTTTTCGCAAAGCCATTCGCCATCACGGCGAACCTGAAAGGGTGACGATCGACAAAAGTAGCGCTAACACAGCAGCCCGGGAAGCGCTTAATAGGGGTAAACCTGAAGAAGAAGCCATTGTGGTGCGACAAAATAAATACCTCAATAATTTAATCGAGCAAGATCATCGCAATATCAAACGACGAATACGTTCGAGGCTCGGGTTTAAATCGTTTCGTCGGGCCCAAACGCTGTTAGCGGGCATTGAAATTGTATCCATGTTACGCAAAGGACAATATTTTCAACCAACAGGAAAGCCCTTATCACCGGCAGCCATGTTTTATCATTTAGTTGCCTAAATAATCAGCAATCCACGTTTATTAAAACTGGCTTCGTTAATGCGACAGAACCCTTCTTATGCCTCAATATTTATTATCTTTCACAGTATGGGAATAATAAGTGACTTTAATCTTGCAAGCTGCGATTTATAGGGAATAGTGAAATAGCGTAATTTAATGAGGCAGTTAGTTTTTATATTACGATAATGAGGACAGCCAATAACATCTTGGGAAATAAAAAATACGAAATATATGATGTGTTTATTATGGAAAGAATAGGGTCATGATAATATGACCCTATATGTATTTT
This genomic interval carries:
- the znuA gene encoding zinc ABC transporter substrate-binding protein ZnuA, with the protein product MLHKPQKSAHKFFSTIALVTALMAGVNSSVQADVVTSIRPLGFIAAAIADGVTGTQVLLSDGASPHDYALRPLDVRKINQADLMVWIGSDMEIFLAKPIAKIEKNKQLALAELSTIKPLLLKNSEEDDDSDESYQHKHETDHEHHHHGEYNMHIWLSPEIAEKVAQAIYDRLIEQYPKQKQQLEVNLRKFNGQLTQTDKNIANILKPVQKQKYFVFHDAYGYFEKHYQLAPLGVFTVNPEIQPGAQKLHYIRTQLVEQKVKCIFAEPQFRPAVIHAVAKGTDVHIGVLDPLGSGIVLSKDSYMKFITQLSEQYVSCLN
- the mepM gene encoding murein DD-endopeptidase MepM — its product is MQQIAKTIALVYNNLPKPHKVMLGSLTLVTLAVAVWRPVVYHEQEERTTSSIILSTPNSSISDATDDLAGDTNEQLPDEGIGDEEGGSDVTASVPHQYVISGGDTLSSVLTQFGIDSSDVALLANQYRALRNLGIGQSLSWSVDENGNLKTLTWNVSRRETRTYTREGDSFNETKAFQKGEWSNSVITGTVDGSLNGSALTAGLTSSEAREVTKALQWQIDFRKLRKGDRFSVLMSREMFEGKSEQSQLLGVRLQSGGNDYYAFRADDGRFYDSKASGLERGFLRFPTTKQFRVSSNFNPHRLNPVTGRITAHKGVDFAMPVGTPVLAVGDGEVIVSKFDGAAGNFIAIRHGRQYTTRYMHLRKLLVKPGQKVKRGERIALSGNTGRSTGPHLHFEFWDNKQPVNPLTAKLPRSGGLSGKERSEYVAMVKEMKPQLLLD
- the lpxM gene encoding lauroyl-Kdo(2)-lipid IV(A) myristoyltransferase (LpxM is lauroyl-Kdo(2)-lipid IV(A) myristoyltransferase, an enzyme characterized in Escherichia coli and involved in biosynthesis of the form of lipid A found in that species and some closely related species.), with the translated sequence MNKEKNTDNKLGYIPRFHRFYLHPRYWGLWAGVGILAGLAYIPVKWRDPFLAKMGVWAGRKAKSARRRAKINLIYCFPDLTEQQREDLIDKMFASAPQSFVMLAELCLKGAESTLKRTQWHGEEIFHTLKAQGKNVILMVPHGWAIDIPAMLLAARGYKISGMFNHQSNPVADYLWNKARQHFGGQLHSRDAGIKPFIASVRDGFWGYYLPDQDHGEEYSEFVDFFSTYKATLPAIGRLMKVCRASIVPLFPVYNCETHQLDIYIRPPMDDIAGQDDAYIARRMNQELEELVTPNPEQYTWILKLLKTRKAEDIEPYKREDL
- a CDS encoding IS6 family transposase, coding for MSFIRNAFKRLHYPTDIMAQCVRGYLAYALSLRNLEEMMAERGIEVDHSTWHRWVTRLVPLLDNAFRRHKRPVGRRWRMDETYINIKGQWKYLYRAVDTGGQTIDFLLTGNRDAAASRRFFRKAIRHHGEPERVTIDKSSANTAAREALNRGKPEEEAIVVRQNKYLNNLIEQDHRNIKRRIRSRLGFKSFRRAQTLLAGIEIVSMLRKGQYFQPTGKPLSPAAMFYHLVA